A window of Ictalurus furcatus strain D&B chromosome 18, Billie_1.0, whole genome shotgun sequence contains these coding sequences:
- the clint1b gene encoding clathrin interactor 1 isoform X2 — protein MLNMWKVRELVDKATNVVMNYSEIESKVREATNDDPWGPSGQLMGEIAKSTFMYEQFPEVMNMLWTRMLKDNKKNWRRVYKALLLLAYLIRNGSERVVTSAREHIYDLRSLENYHFVDENGKDQGINVRQKVKEMVEFVQDDDRLREERKKAKKNKDKYIGVSSDGMGGFRQNNSGERVDSESKSKWDEDWEKSKSGFPFSEKLGEIGDKIGSTIDDTINKFRKKEREDSPDRISDNEEDRISQNGRPAKSEFKDEEDMVTPKSAQVMQATETTTPTSTAARKRGGMPSKTVDLGAAAHYTGEKSSPDADDTKTSDSQSSIGGLSDLLVVDSETTRPAPSGGSSDLIADFADFSSPAASASLPSAAGSVSTGNGEFGDWSTFSSASPPAASTASSAVPDLFSDAPPSTQPPSADLFDLMGPNQSGLNASQSMTFVMCPQSTEFSMSRSQMGVQKPGGKASMPATWSDPSVNISLDFLSMGMNPPKPSQPSLNTMMQQGVQPPVNLVAQNFAGMTLNAQPVPARPAMNPVMASGNMGMMMPPTMATGNTGIGSMAVGGMPANQGLMGMNMASTGLGLTGGLGMGQSMSSAMLQPKPQAFPNFGNFGQ, from the exons TACCAATGTGGTGATGAACTATTCAGAGATCGAGTCCAAGGTTCGAGAAGCCACCAATGATGACCCTTGGGGCCCCTCTGGTCAGCTTATGGGCGAGATAGCCAA ATCCACGTTTATGTACGAGCAATTCCCTGAGGTGATGAACATGCTGTGGACCAGAATGCTGAAAGACAACAAGAAGAACTGGAGAAGAGTTTACAAG GCCTTACTACTGCTAGCGTACCTCATCAGAAACGGATCGGAAAGAGTCGTCACGAGCGCCAGAGAACACATCTATGACCTGCGCTCTCTGGAAAATTACCATTTTGTAG ATGAAAATGGGAAAGACCAGGGTATCAACGTACGGCAGAAGGTCAAAGAAATGGTGGAGTTCGTCCAGGATGACGATAGGTTAcgggaggagaggaaaaaagcCAAGAAGAACAAGGACAAATACATCGGCGTGTCGTCGGACGGCATGGGAGGCTTCAGACAGAACAACT CGGGAGAGCGCGTCGACTCCGAGTCTAAAAGCAAGTGGGACGAAGACTGGGAGAAGAGCAAAAGCGGCTTTCCTTTCAGCGAGAAGCTCGGCGAGATCGGCGATAAGATCGGCAGCACCATCGACGACACCATTAACAAGTTccgcaagaaagaaagagaggactCTCCCGATCGAATCAG CGACAACGAGGAGGACAGAATATCTCAGAACGGTCGGCCGGCTAAGTCTGAATTCAAGGATGAGGAGGACATGGTGACGCCCAAGAGCGCGCAGGTGATGCAGGCCACTGAGACGACCACTCCCACCAGCACCGCTGCACGCAAACGGGGTGGAATGCCCTCCAAAACGGTGGATTTGGGCGCAGCTGCGCATTACACAGGGGAAAAGAGCAGCCCAGACGCAGACGATACGAAG ACCTCAGACAGTCAATCTTCCATCGGAGGGCTTTCCGATCTGCTCGTAGTGGACTCTGAAACGACTCGGCCAGCACCTTCAG GTGGGAGCTCGGACCTCATTGCTGACTTTGCAGATTTTTCCTCCCCAGCTGCTTCTGCCAGTCTCCCTTCAGCTGCTG GATCAGTATCAACTGGCAACGGAGAGTTTGGTGACTGGAGCACCTTCTCCTCAGCCAGTCCACCTGCCGCGTCTACAGCCTCGTCTGCTGTCCCGGATCTTTTCAGCGATGCCCCGCCCTCCACCCAGCCTCCTTCTGCTGACCTTTTTGACCTGATGGGCCCCAATCAGAGCGGTCTGAATGCCTCCCAAAGCATGACCTTCGTTATGTGCCCCCAGAGCACAGAGTTCTCTATGTCCAGATCACAG ATGGGAGTTCAGAAACCAGGAGGGAAAGCCTCAATGCCCGCTACGTGGTCTGACCCAAGCGTCAACATCAGCCTGGACTTTCTGTCTATGGGCATGAACCCTCCCAAGCCTTCACAACCTAGCCTCAACACTATGATGCAGCAAG GTGTCCAGCCTCCTGTGAACCTGGTCGCCCAGAACTTTGCCGGAATGACACTTAACGCCCAGCCTGTGCCTGCTAGACCAGCCATGAACCCTGTGATGGCGAGCGGAAACATGGGTATGATGATGCCCCCAACCATGGCAACAGGCAACACGGGAATCGGTTCCATGGCCGTAGGAGGAATGCCCGCCAATCAGGGTTTAATGGGAATGAACATGGCATCTACTGGCTTGGGCCTCACGGGTGGCCTTGGCATGGGCCAGAGCATGAGCTCTGCCATGTTACAACCCAAACCACAGGCCTTCCCTAACTTTGGCAACTTTGGACAATGA
- the clint1b gene encoding clathrin interactor 1 isoform X1 → MLNMWKVRELVDKATNVVMNYSEIESKVREATNDDPWGPSGQLMGEIAKSTFMYEQFPEVMNMLWTRMLKDNKKNWRRVYKALLLLAYLIRNGSERVVTSAREHIYDLRSLENYHFVDENGKDQGINVRQKVKEMVEFVQDDDRLREERKKAKKNKDKYIGVSSDGMGGFRQNNSGERVDSESKSKWDEDWEKSKSGFPFSEKLGEIGDKIGSTIDDTINKFRKKEREDSPDRISDNEEDRISQNGRPAKSEFKDEEDMVTPKSAQVMQATETTTPTSTAARKRGGMPSKTVDLGAAAHYTGEKSSPDADDTKTSDSQSSIGGLSDLLVVDSETTRPAPSGGSSDLIADFADFSSPAASASLPSAAGSVSTGNGEFGDWSTFSSASPPAASTASSAVPDLFSDAPPSTQPPSADLFDLMGPNQSGLNASQSMTFVMCPQSTEFSMSRSQTLGGPVHSLAGPLLPQQMGVQKPGGKASMPATWSDPSVNISLDFLSMGMNPPKPSQPSLNTMMQQGVQPPVNLVAQNFAGMTLNAQPVPARPAMNPVMASGNMGMMMPPTMATGNTGIGSMAVGGMPANQGLMGMNMASTGLGLTGGLGMGQSMSSAMLQPKPQAFPNFGNFGQ, encoded by the exons TACCAATGTGGTGATGAACTATTCAGAGATCGAGTCCAAGGTTCGAGAAGCCACCAATGATGACCCTTGGGGCCCCTCTGGTCAGCTTATGGGCGAGATAGCCAA ATCCACGTTTATGTACGAGCAATTCCCTGAGGTGATGAACATGCTGTGGACCAGAATGCTGAAAGACAACAAGAAGAACTGGAGAAGAGTTTACAAG GCCTTACTACTGCTAGCGTACCTCATCAGAAACGGATCGGAAAGAGTCGTCACGAGCGCCAGAGAACACATCTATGACCTGCGCTCTCTGGAAAATTACCATTTTGTAG ATGAAAATGGGAAAGACCAGGGTATCAACGTACGGCAGAAGGTCAAAGAAATGGTGGAGTTCGTCCAGGATGACGATAGGTTAcgggaggagaggaaaaaagcCAAGAAGAACAAGGACAAATACATCGGCGTGTCGTCGGACGGCATGGGAGGCTTCAGACAGAACAACT CGGGAGAGCGCGTCGACTCCGAGTCTAAAAGCAAGTGGGACGAAGACTGGGAGAAGAGCAAAAGCGGCTTTCCTTTCAGCGAGAAGCTCGGCGAGATCGGCGATAAGATCGGCAGCACCATCGACGACACCATTAACAAGTTccgcaagaaagaaagagaggactCTCCCGATCGAATCAG CGACAACGAGGAGGACAGAATATCTCAGAACGGTCGGCCGGCTAAGTCTGAATTCAAGGATGAGGAGGACATGGTGACGCCCAAGAGCGCGCAGGTGATGCAGGCCACTGAGACGACCACTCCCACCAGCACCGCTGCACGCAAACGGGGTGGAATGCCCTCCAAAACGGTGGATTTGGGCGCAGCTGCGCATTACACAGGGGAAAAGAGCAGCCCAGACGCAGACGATACGAAG ACCTCAGACAGTCAATCTTCCATCGGAGGGCTTTCCGATCTGCTCGTAGTGGACTCTGAAACGACTCGGCCAGCACCTTCAG GTGGGAGCTCGGACCTCATTGCTGACTTTGCAGATTTTTCCTCCCCAGCTGCTTCTGCCAGTCTCCCTTCAGCTGCTG GATCAGTATCAACTGGCAACGGAGAGTTTGGTGACTGGAGCACCTTCTCCTCAGCCAGTCCACCTGCCGCGTCTACAGCCTCGTCTGCTGTCCCGGATCTTTTCAGCGATGCCCCGCCCTCCACCCAGCCTCCTTCTGCTGACCTTTTTGACCTGATGGGCCCCAATCAGAGCGGTCTGAATGCCTCCCAAAGCATGACCTTCGTTATGTGCCCCCAGAGCACAGAGTTCTCTATGTCCAGATCACAG ACTCTAGGGGGGCCTGTGCACAGTTTAGCAGGTCCTTTGTTGCCTCAGCAGATGGGAGTTCAGAAACCAGGAGGGAAAGCCTCAATGCCCGCTACGTGGTCTGACCCAAGCGTCAACATCAGCCTGGACTTTCTGTCTATGGGCATGAACCCTCCCAAGCCTTCACAACCTAGCCTCAACACTATGATGCAGCAAG GTGTCCAGCCTCCTGTGAACCTGGTCGCCCAGAACTTTGCCGGAATGACACTTAACGCCCAGCCTGTGCCTGCTAGACCAGCCATGAACCCTGTGATGGCGAGCGGAAACATGGGTATGATGATGCCCCCAACCATGGCAACAGGCAACACGGGAATCGGTTCCATGGCCGTAGGAGGAATGCCCGCCAATCAGGGTTTAATGGGAATGAACATGGCATCTACTGGCTTGGGCCTCACGGGTGGCCTTGGCATGGGCCAGAGCATGAGCTCTGCCATGTTACAACCCAAACCACAGGCCTTCCCTAACTTTGGCAACTTTGGACAATGA